ATGGTCTCTATTTCATTCTCTTGTTTGTTATTATCGTTTTGTATATGCTTAGTGTTACCTTTGTGAAGCATATCTATATTAAGAAATATAAAGAATGGTTATAGGACAACTATCCTTAGAAAAAAGAGCGTAAGCTCTTTTTTCATTACCTTTCATTCTGCCAAAACCTTTTCATTTATGGTATAATAGGGCGATTATAGATAATCAGAGGCCCTAAAAAACTTCAGTTATGAGGACATATTTTCTAAGAAATGAGAGACTATGTTTTCAAGGCCCCTTTCTTTCGTAGGCTATCCCAGTGGGAGGTGGAGGCCCTGAGATTTGAGGCTCAAGGCTAAGACCGCCACGAAGGAAACCATCACAAAAAAATCTTAAGAAGGAAAAAGAAAATGAGTAATTACGCAATTATCCTTGCTGCGGGTAAAGGAACTCGCATGAAATCAGATCTTCCAAAAGTATTGCACAAGGTTTCAGGCATCACTATGCTTGAACATGTCTTCCGTGCAGTTTCAGCCATTGATCCAGCTAAGAACGTTACTGTTATTGGTCACAAGGCTGAACTTGTTCGTGAGGTTTTGGATGGTCAATCTGCCTTCACTTTGCAAACTGAGCAGTTGGGGACTGGTCACGCAGTAATGATGGCTGAAGATGAGTTGGCTGGACTTGAAGGTCAAACGCTTGTTATTGCTGGTGACACGCCTTTGATTACTGGTGAAAGCCTTAAAAACCTTATTGATTTCCATGTTAATCACAAAAATGTTGCCACTATCTTGACTGCAACTGCGGACAATCCATTTGGTTATGGTCGTATCATCCGTAACGAAAATGGCGAAGTGACTAAGATTGTTGAGCAAAAAGATGCCAACGAATTCGAACAACAAGTCAAAGAAATCAATACAGGGACTTACGTTTTTGACAATAAACGTCTCTTCGAAGCACTTAAAAATATCAACACTAACAACGCTCAAGGGGAATACTATTTGACTGATGTCATTTCTATTTTCCGTGAGAATGGTGAAAAAGTAGGTGCCTTCACCCTTCGTGACTTTGAAGAAAGTCTTGGGGTTAATGACCGTGTTGCCCTAGCTACGGCAGAAGATGTTATGCGTCGTCGTATCAACAAAGCTCACATGGTCAACGGTGTTACTTTCCAAAATCCAAACGCTACTTATATCGACGTGGATGTGGAAATTGAGCCAGATGTTGTCATTGAAGCTAATGTGACACTTAAAGGACAAACTAAGATTGGTGCAGAGTCAGTGCTTACTAATGGTACTTATATTGTTGATTCAACTATCGGTGCCAAAACTGTTATCACTAACTCTATGATTGAGCACTCAGTGGTTGAAGAAGGTGTTACCGTTGGTCCATTTGCCCATGTTCGTCCAGATTCAACCCTCAAAAAAGATGTTCATATCGGTAACTTCGTTGAGGTTAAGGGGTCTACTATCGGTGAAAATACCAAGGCTGGTCACTTAACCTACATTGGTAATGCGGAAGTTGGTTCTGACGTTAACTTTGGTGCCGGAACAATTACCGTAAACTATGATGGACAACACAAGTTCAAGACACAAATTGCTAACAATGTCTTTATCGGAAGCAATTCAACCTTGATTGCACCGCTTGAAATTGGGGCTAACGCTCTCACAGCGGCTGGTTCAACCATCACAGATGATGTGCCAGCTGACAGCGTAGCCATTGGACGTGGCCGTCAGGTCAATAAAGAAGGCTATGCCATTAAGAAACCTCACCACCCAAGCCAACAAAAGTAGGCTTAAGACTATCTGAGCTAGATTCTCTTGTAGAGTAGAGGTAGCTTAGAATGAGGTCAGAAGTAAAAGGAGTCAATTCATGGAGTTTGAAGAAAAAACACTCAAACGTGAGTCAAAATTTAAGGGACATATTTTTGAAGTTGCAGTAGACGAGGTCCTCTTGCCAGACGGTAAGACGGCTGGTCGTGAACTCATCTTCCACAAGGGAGCAGTAGCCGTTTTAGCGGTTACCCCAGAAGGAAAAATCATTATCGTAAAACAATACCGTAAGGCTATTGAGGCGGTTTCTTACGAGATTCCTGCAGGCAAACTGGAAGTCGGTGAAGCTGGCGATGAGATGGCTGCAGCAGCGCGTGAACTTGAAGAGGAGACTCAATACAAGGGTGATCTGGAATTGATTTATGAATTTTACACAGCCATTGGCTTTTGTAATGAGAGAATCAAACTCTATGTAGCGACCAACCTTAAACCTGTGGAAAATCCACGTCCACTTGATGATGATGAGTTCCTTGAACTCTATGAATTGACCTATGAAGAGTGTATGGAACTTGTAGCGTCAGGGGCTATCCAGGATGCCAAAACTATCATCGCACTCCAATACTATGCACTTCATTTCGGAGGAAAATAAGCTATGGGCAAACCACTTTTGACCGACGATATCATTGAGCAGGCCAAGCGTGGGGAAATCGATTTAGAGGAACATCCTTATTATGAGGACTATGATCAAGAGTTCTATGACGAGGATTATGAGGCTGATTATCAGCCTTCTGCCTACAAGAGCCGTCGAATTGAGAATGCCAAACGCAATCAATTTCAACACAAGCTTAATCGCATCCTCTTTTGGGTAGTGGTCCTCTTGATTCTTCTCTTCATTGCTGTCTTTTATTTCTAAAAAGTCTATGAGTCAGATAGCCCTAGCTACTGATTCAGGAAAGATTACAAGCTGAAAAGGAACTATATGAAAATCGGAATTATCGCTGCCATGGAGCAGGAGTTAGTGCTTCTAGTGGAGCAATTGGAAAATAAGGTTGAAGAAACTGTTCTTGGCAATACCTACTACACAGGACGTTTGGGAAAACACGACGTCGTTTTGGTACAATCAGGTGTTGGTAAGGTTATGTCAGCCATGTCTGTGGCTGTCTTGGCAGACCATTTTGGCGTTGATGCCCTCATTAACACTGGTTCTGCAGGAGCAGTAGCACCTGGACTTAAAATTGGAGATGTGGTTGTAGCTTCAAAATTAGCCTATCACGATGTTGATTTGACAGCCTTTGGCTATGATTATGGGCAAATGTCTATGCAGCCACTTTACTTTGAAAGTGACTCTACCTTCGTAGAGACTTTCGAAAAGGTCTTGGCTCAGGCTTCCATTGATTCTAAGATTGGGCTTATCGCTACGGGTGATAGCTTCATTGCAGGTCAAGACAAGATTGATGCCATTAAGGGGCATTTTCCAGAAGTCTTGGCTGTAGAGATGGAGGGAGCAGCTATTGCTCAAGCCGCACACAGTGTCAAAAAGCCTTTCATCGTTGTACGTGCCATGAGTGATACAGCGGCTCATGATGCTAACATTACCTTTGATGAATTCATTATTCAGGCGGGGAAACAATCAGCTGCTATCTTGGTTGAGTTTCTCAAAGAACTTGCCTAAAATACATTAAATGAGTGCTTATGCTCATTTTCTTAATTAATTTAAAGATGACTGCTATTCATTTAAGAATGGCAGTTTTTTTCTGCTTTTAGATAAGATAAGCTTCTCATTTTTTAAAGAAAAAATCTGAATTTTAGCATTTTTCAGACGGAAGTTGAATTAAAATTATGGCAATAAAATGAGAAAGAAAAATAATATTAAAAAAGAGACTCCGAAAGAAAGCTTATCATATAAGGGTTTACAAATTTCACTATCTATTGATATCTTAGAAAGCTTTACAAAACCTCCAAAGGGGTAAATAATTATCTTGCAAAGTTCTGAAAATAGTGTATAATTCAGAATGAAAAGGGTTACAAAAATGTTAAGATTTGTAAAAATGGGAGGATAGAATCATGAATAACCGATTCGGTGATTCGAGGCAGCGTTTCTCCATCCGTAAGTTTACGGTGGGCGTTGCTTCGGTCTTACTTTCGTCTGCAGTTTTTGGTGTAAGTACCGCCAAAGCAGATCAAGCTGAAGAGCCTAAAGGCCAACCAGCGACGAGTGTACTTGAGGAAGCCAGTGAGTCTGATGGTGGGGGCCAAAGGACAAGCACTAGTGCCTCAAGTCAAGAAGTGACAGCTGAACCTACCGTTCAAGCAGAAAGTACCAGTGCTATCTCAGTAACTGCTGTTTCTAGTGAAGTTGCGCTTCAAGAGCAAACGGTTGCAAGCTCTGAACAAAAGAGTACATCACAAGATAAGACTAGTGAGGGGCTCAGTGAGAAACCTGTTACAGTCAATGAAACACGAGAAGCTAGCGCTAGCGACCTCGCTGCAGCTAACAATACGAGTTCCACTTCGTCTGATAATTTTGGACTTAAGGTTACCAACCTAAGTCGCCCGATTCCAGCGGATGTCAAGGTGACTAAGACAGGTACTGAAATCACTGTTCAAAATCCTGATGTGGAAATGGAATTTCCGAACGGAAATAGTAAGTACGCTACTAGCAAGGTTGTCTACCACAATATTCCTTTCCCTGATGATATGACTATCAATGAAGGGGATCAGGTCATTTTTAATTTGCCTGAGCAGTTGCGTTTCCGTACTAGCTACGATATCAATGTCTATAATCCAGACAATCAAATTGTAGGTCTGGCTCAAATTGATCCTGAGAAGAATCGTGTCACAACGACCTTTAATAACTATTTCCAAACACATCCCAACAATAAGCTCATGAGTTTGGAGTTGGATACCCTTTATTCTGAAGAAGTAGATGAAGGGGAACATCTTACTCTTGATTTTGAGGGACGTATCATTCATGTTTCAGTGGGTAAAGTGCAATCACCTCCTCCAGGTCAAGAGGTTATTTCTAAGTGGGGTAGTCAAGACAAGCATGATCCTACGCTTTTGAATTGGCAGATGCGTCTCAATTACTCACGACGTCTCCTTAACAACTTGAAACTGGTTGATACTTGGTCTGACAATCAAAGATTTGTGGACGGTTCTTTGCAACTTCGCTACATTGATTCGGCAGATCCTTGGATTGACAAGGGATCAGCTATGGATCTGATTAAGAGTTTCTCTTATGATGATAGCCATTTTGAGCTTAAACTCAATCAGTTGGACCGCATGGTTTATGTTTGGTATCAAACCCGTTTGACACAACCTGTTGAAGAATCAGCTAACCCTGTCAACCGTATTAAACTTCATGCTGATGTTGTTTCCGATTCTTACAAGTCAACTATTCGCTTGGTTGGTGGCCGAGGAGATGCCATCGGAGATAACCTCGCTCATTTCAATCTTGAGCTTGAGAAGGACTTGGCGGGTAGAGACCTCAAGGACAAAGAATTTACCTTCAAATTGGTTGATGTGACTGATAGTGCCAATCCTGTTGACTTAGGGGAAACCACTAATGATGCCAAGGGTAAAATCATCTTTTCAGATCTCTCACTCAGTAAGCCAGGCATCTATCATTATCGTGTGACAGAGGTTCCAGGTAATGATGAAGATGTGGTATATGACAAACTAGAAGCTAATATCACTATTCAGGTTGTTCGTGAAACTGTGGATAATCAAGTTAAATTGGTTGCCAAAGTTGTCTATCCAGAAGATATTATCTTTAATAATAAATTGGTCACTCCAGCTAAAGCTAAAATCGCATTCGGTAAGGAATTGACCAAGGCAGGCGTTAAACAAGATCTAAAAGCAGATCAATTCCAATTTGTTCTCAAAGACCGTTTTGGAAAAGTCCTTGAAACTGTTGGTAATACAGCTGATGGTCAGGTTGCTTTTAGTGAGTTAACCTTTAACAAGGTAGGTACTTACAACTACACTGTTGAAGAGCTTACAGGTAAGGATGACTCGATTGTTTATGACAGCATGAAAGCTGCTGTTTCTATCACGGTAACACGTGATGGCGACGCCCTTGTTTCAACCGTGGTTAATCCTAAAGACACTATCTTTAACAACAAGTTTGTGACTCCAGCTAAGGCCGCTATTCAGTTCAGTAAGGAATTGACTAAGGCAGGTGTCAACCAAACTTTGACTGCTAATGAGTTCCAATTTGTTCTCAAAGATAGTGCCGGTCATATTGTCGAAACAGTTGGTAATACAGCTGATGGTCGTGTTGCCTTTAGTGAACTTCACTTTGATAAGGCAGGAACTTACACTTATACTGTTGAAGAAGTTAAGGGAACTAACGAAGATATCATCTATGATGGTATGAAAGCAACTGTCTGGATTACAGTGACACGAGATGGTGATGCTTTGGTATCAACAGTTGCTAATCCAAAAGATACTGTTTTCAATAACTATGTGAAAGACGTGCAACCAGCTAAGGCCAAATTCGAATTGACCAAGGTTCTTACAGGTCGTAACCTCAAAGATGGTGAGTTTAGTTTCGTTCTCAAGGACGACAAGGGTAATGTTATCCAAACAGTGACCAATAATGCACAAGGAAACATTAGTTTTGAAAATATTGTCTACGACAAACCAGGTGTTTACTACTACACTGTTGAAGAAGTCAAGGGCAATGAAGCTGACGTGGTTTATGATAACATGGTGGCTAAATTCCAGGTGACCGTTACTAAGACTGTAGGTGAAAAGGAAAATCTGCTTGTAGCAGCTGTCCTTCTTCCTTTGGATACAGAATTTAACAATAGTTACATTCCTCCAAAACCTCCTACACCGCCAACACCGCCAACACCGCCAACACCACCGACACCACCAAGTGTCCCACCTAAACCACCAGTGGTTCCGCCAACACCACCAACTCCGCCTACTCCACCGGTGACTCCAAAACCAGCTAAGCCAGTTCAATCCTCTGAGAAATCAGGACCTCAACTTCCAGAGACTGGTCAAGCTAACGATACTGCCTTGCTTGCCCTTGGTGCGGTAGCAGAAGTGGCAGCAGTCATGGGTGTAGCATATAGCCATCGTCGCCGTAAAGACGTTTAAGATGATGACCTAAAAGATCGAGTATTCTCGATCTTTTTTAGTATTTGGCCGCCTATCTCATTAAATGAGAAATCAAGATAAAGCCAACTGCAAGATGAAATTTCTACTAAATTAAGCTATAATGAAGAGTATGAAAGTTCTACTTTATCTTGAAGGAAAATCGGTTCTTGAAAAATCAGGAATCGGACGGGCTCTCCACCATCAGATGCATGCCTTGGACTTGGCGGGGATTCCCTATACAACGGACATCTTGGGTGATTATGATGTCGTTCATATTAATACTTATGGGCCACGCAGTTTGATGTTGTTGCATGCTGCAAAACGCCGTGGCAAGAAGGTCATCATGCATGGCCATTCGACACGTGAGGACTTTGAGAATTCATTCATCGGTTCTAACCTTTTGGCTCCACTTTTTGGAAAATATTTGGCCCACATGTACCAAAAGGCCGATTACGTGATTACGCCATCTGAGTATTCCAAAAAATTGATTCAGTCTTACGGAGTTACCACACCAATCATTGCTGTTTCAAATGGGATTGATTTGAAAAAATACGGCAAGGATCCACGTAAAGAAGAAGTTTTCCGAGACTACTTTGGTATCAAGGAAGGACAGCCAGTGGTGATTTGTGCGGGGCTTTATTTCCAACGCAAGGGAATTGAAGATTTCGTCAAGGTTGCCGAAAAGATGCCTCATGTTCGTTTTATTTGGTTAGGTAGTATCAGCAAATGGCTGATTCCTAAGAAGATTCGAGACATTGTCAATGGTAAGCATCCTGATAATGTCAGCTTCCCAGGTTATTTCAAGGGAGCCGTCTTCCAGGGGGCTATGAGTGGTGCTAACGCCTTCTTTTTCCCATCATACGAGGAAACAGAAGGGATTGTGGTGCTAGAAGCCTTTGCCAGTCACCAGCATGTGGTTTTACGTGATATTCCTGTTTATGAAGGCTGGGTTGATGACAAATCCGCTTCATTTGGGCACAACGTGGACGAATTTGTAGTAGCCTTGCAAGATATTATCGATGGTAAAGTGGACAAACGTGAAGAAGGCTATAAGGTTGCAGAAAGTCGCTCGATTGATGATGTCGCCCAAAAGCTTGTTGAAGCCTACAAAGAAGTATTGGAGATTTAAATGCGTATCGGATTGTTTACAGATACCTATTTTCCACAGGTATCAGGTGTTGCGACCAGTATTCGCACGCTGAAGACGCAGTTGGAAAAAATGGGACATACAGTCTTTATCTTTACCACCACTGATAGAGATGTTGACCGCTATGAAGACTGGCAGATTGTCCGTATTCCGAGTGTGCCTTTCTTTGCTTTTAAGGATCGCCGTGTAGCTTATCGTGGCTTTTCCAAGGCACTAGAGATTGCCAAACAATATAAGCTTGATATTATTCATACGCAGACAGAGTTTTCATTAGGTCTGCTAGGGATTGCCATTGCACGCGAACTTAGGATTCCTGTTGTGCATACCTACCATACTCAGTATGAAGACTATGTCCGCTATATTGCCAAAGGTATGGTTATCCGTCCAAGTATGGTTAAGTACATTGTTCGTGGCTTTATGAGCGATTTAGATGGAGTCATCTGTCCGAGTGAGATTGTTTATGACCTTTTGCTCAAGTACAAGGTTGCAGCTGAAAAACGTGTCATTCCAACTGGAATTGAACTTGAAAAATTCCAACGTCCAGAGATTACTGAAGATGATGTGGCAGACTTGAGATCCAAGCTTGGTATCGCCTCTGATGAGACCATGTTGTTGAGCCTCTCTCGTGTGTCCTATGAGAAAAACATCCAGGCTGTGCTAGCTGCTCTGCCTTCTGTTTTGGAGGAAGACGACAAGGTGCGTTTGGTTGTGGCTGGCGATGGTCCTTACCTACCAGATCTTAAGTCTCAAGCCAAGAAACTCGGTATTCAGGACAAGGTGGTTTTTACAGGTATGATTGCGCCTAGTGAGACAGCCCTTTATTATAAGGCTGCTGATTTCTTCATTTCGGCATCAACCAGTGAGACTCAGGGCTTGACCTATCTGGAAGCCCTGGCTAGCGGTACCCCTGTCATTGCTCATGGAAATCCTTATTTGGATAATGTGATTACAGACCAGATGTTTGGAACCCTCTATTATCAGGATAATGATTTAGCCGGAGCTATTTTGGAAGCAGCCATTGCAACGCCAGAGAAAGACGAGACTAAGTGGGCTGACAAGCTTTATGAAATTTCTGCGGAAAACTTTGGAAAACGTGTCTATGAGTATTACTTGGACCTTACGATTTCTAAGGATTTCCACAATGATTTGAATGGTGAAGATAGTACCATGAAACGCTTGACGCGTATGGTAACTTATTTACCAACCAAGGCTATTACCTTGCCTGTTAACGGCTCTGTTCGCATCCTCAAAGGATTAGCTAAACAGGTCAAGAAAATCAGAAATATCACGAAACTTCTGGATTAGGAAAGCAATCAGTTTTTCCAAGTCAGATAAAATCTTAGAATTGATTAATAAAAGAGATAATTAGCTTGAAAAATTACAGTTTCATGCTATAATAACGCATAGAGACATATCAGTCATGGGAAATCTTTCAGAGAGCGTGTGGCGCTGGAAATCACGCAGAGGACATGATTGGGACTACTCGATTAACTTTTTATGCAAACATAAAACGGTGGCCACGTTAGAGCCAATCAGAGGTGTAGGACAGACTCATTTTTTGTCGTACACGAACTAAGGTGGAACCACGTTGCGACGTCCTTTTTAGGATGTCGCTTTTTGTATTGTTTGGTATGCTTTACAATTTTTAGAATGTCTAGTTTAGATAGAAAAGCTTTACTTTGTGACTAAATATTTTCTCTTTGATTACTAAAAGGATTGTTTAGAACGAGGTGACACTATCTTTTTAGTTGAGGGAGAATTTTATGGGGTTCAAATATGAAGCTATCAAGGCCTACTTGATTGACCACGGTGTGGATGCTAGTCTTGCTGAGACTATGCACGCTATCTATGCTACTCAAAGACTTGGTGGAACAGCCAATGCCTATTTTCTTATTGTTTTTACAGAAAAAGAGGTTTTCATTATCTCGATTACTCCTTTAGGAAAATTAGGGGAGATTATTGCTACACTTCCTGAAGAGATGATTAAGTCCTATCAGTTTAAGAAACGTTTGTTTATTGGTTACAAACTTCGTTTCTTTCTAACTGATGGCAGGGATCTAGACTTTAATGTCAACAAGATGATGATTGGTGCTGGTTGGCATAAGAAGGAATTGCAAAGTATCCTAGAAACAAACTATTACAACAAAAATAATTAATATAGAAAGGACGAAAGGGCTCGACCTTTAGAGCTCTACATCTTAATTATGATTAACATTACTTTCCCAGATGGCGCTGTTCGTGAGTTCGAATCTGGCGTTACAACTTTTGACATTGCACAATCTATCAGCAACTCTTTGGCTAAAAAAGCTCTTGCTGGTAAATTTAACGGTAAATTGATTGACACTACACGTGCCATCACTGAAGATGGAAGCATCGAAATCGTGACACCTGATCACGAAGATGCTCTTCCAATCTTGCGTCACTCAGCGGCTCACTTGTTTGCCCAAGCTGCTCGTCGCCTCTTCCCAGACATCCACTTGGGTGTCGGTCCAGCTATCGAAGATGGTTTCTACTACGATACTGACAATGAAGCTGGTCAAATTTCTAACGAAGACCTTCCTCGTATCGAAGAAGAAATGAAGAAAATCGTTAAAGAAAACTTCCCATCAATCCGTGAAGAAGTGACTAAAGACGAAGCGCGTGAAATCTTCAAAAATGACCCATATAAATTGGAATTGATTGAAGAACATTCAGAAGATGAAGGTGGTTTGACTATCTACCGTCAAGGTGAATACGTTGACCTTTGCCGTGGCCCACACGTGCCATCAACTGGTCGTATCCAAGTCTTCCACCTTTTGAATGTTGCAGGTGCTTACTGGCGTGGAAATAGCGATAATGCTATGATGCAACGTATTTATGGTACAGCTTGGTTCGATAAAAAAGACCTTAAAGCTTACCTTAAACGTCTTGAAGAAGCTAAAGAACGTGACCACCGTAAACTTGGTAAAGAACTTGATTTGTTCATGATTTCTCAAGAAGTTGGTCAAGGTCTTCCATTCTGGTTGCCAAACGGTGCGACAATCCGTCGTGTCTTGGAACGCTACATCGTGGACAAGGAAGTAGCAGCAGGCTACCAACACGTCTACACTCCACCAATTGCCTCAGTTGAGCTATACAAAACTTCAGGTCACTGGGATCACTACCGTGAAGATATGTTCCCAACAATGGATATGGGAGATGGTGAAGCCTTTGTCCTTCGTCCAATGAACTGTCCTCACCACATCGAAGTTTACAAACACCATGTGCACTCTTACCGCGAATTGCCTATCCGTATCGCTGAAATCGGTATGATGCACCGTTATGAAAAATCTGGTGCCCTTACAGGACTTCAACGTGTACGTGAAATGTCACTTAATGACGGACATACTTTCGTAACACCTGAACAAATCAAAGATGAGTTCCAACGTACGCTTCAATTGATTATCGACGTTTACGAA
Above is a window of Streptococcus salivarius DNA encoding:
- a CDS encoding glycosyltransferase family 4 protein, with translation MKVLLYLEGKSVLEKSGIGRALHHQMHALDLAGIPYTTDILGDYDVVHINTYGPRSLMLLHAAKRRGKKVIMHGHSTREDFENSFIGSNLLAPLFGKYLAHMYQKADYVITPSEYSKKLIQSYGVTTPIIAVSNGIDLKKYGKDPRKEEVFRDYFGIKEGQPVVICAGLYFQRKGIEDFVKVAEKMPHVRFIWLGSISKWLIPKKIRDIVNGKHPDNVSFPGYFKGAVFQGAMSGANAFFFPSYEETEGIVVLEAFASHQHVVLRDIPVYEGWVDDKSASFGHNVDEFVVALQDIIDGKVDKREEGYKVAESRSIDDVAQKLVEAYKEVLEI
- the glmU gene encoding bifunctional UDP-N-acetylglucosamine diphosphorylase/glucosamine-1-phosphate N-acetyltransferase GlmU is translated as MSNYAIILAAGKGTRMKSDLPKVLHKVSGITMLEHVFRAVSAIDPAKNVTVIGHKAELVREVLDGQSAFTLQTEQLGTGHAVMMAEDELAGLEGQTLVIAGDTPLITGESLKNLIDFHVNHKNVATILTATADNPFGYGRIIRNENGEVTKIVEQKDANEFEQQVKEINTGTYVFDNKRLFEALKNINTNNAQGEYYLTDVISIFRENGEKVGAFTLRDFEESLGVNDRVALATAEDVMRRRINKAHMVNGVTFQNPNATYIDVDVEIEPDVVIEANVTLKGQTKIGAESVLTNGTYIVDSTIGAKTVITNSMIEHSVVEEGVTVGPFAHVRPDSTLKKDVHIGNFVEVKGSTIGENTKAGHLTYIGNAEVGSDVNFGAGTITVNYDGQHKFKTQIANNVFIGSNSTLIAPLEIGANALTAAGSTITDDVPADSVAIGRGRQVNKEGYAIKKPHHPSQQK
- a CDS encoding 5'-methylthioadenosine/adenosylhomocysteine nucleosidase yields the protein MKIGIIAAMEQELVLLVEQLENKVEETVLGNTYYTGRLGKHDVVLVQSGVGKVMSAMSVAVLADHFGVDALINTGSAGAVAPGLKIGDVVVASKLAYHDVDLTAFGYDYGQMSMQPLYFESDSTFVETFEKVLAQASIDSKIGLIATGDSFIAGQDKIDAIKGHFPEVLAVEMEGAAIAQAAHSVKKPFIVVRAMSDTAAHDANITFDEFIIQAGKQSAAILVEFLKELA
- the macP gene encoding cell wall synthase accessory phosphoprotein MacP; its protein translation is MGKPLLTDDIIEQAKRGEIDLEEHPYYEDYDQEFYDEDYEADYQPSAYKSRRIENAKRNQFQHKLNRILFWVVVLLILLFIAVFYF
- the thrS gene encoding threonine--tRNA ligase; amino-acid sequence: MINITFPDGAVREFESGVTTFDIAQSISNSLAKKALAGKFNGKLIDTTRAITEDGSIEIVTPDHEDALPILRHSAAHLFAQAARRLFPDIHLGVGPAIEDGFYYDTDNEAGQISNEDLPRIEEEMKKIVKENFPSIREEVTKDEAREIFKNDPYKLELIEEHSEDEGGLTIYRQGEYVDLCRGPHVPSTGRIQVFHLLNVAGAYWRGNSDNAMMQRIYGTAWFDKKDLKAYLKRLEEAKERDHRKLGKELDLFMISQEVGQGLPFWLPNGATIRRVLERYIVDKEVAAGYQHVYTPPIASVELYKTSGHWDHYREDMFPTMDMGDGEAFVLRPMNCPHHIEVYKHHVHSYRELPIRIAEIGMMHRYEKSGALTGLQRVREMSLNDGHTFVTPEQIKDEFQRTLQLIIDVYEDFNLTDYRFRLSYRDPKDTHKYFDNDEMWENAQSMLKSAMDDMELDYFEAEGEAAFYGPKLDIQVKTALGNEETLSTIQLDFLLPERFDLKYIGADGEEHRPVMIHRGVISTMERFTAILIENYKGAFPTWLAPQQVTVIPVSNEAHTDYAWEVAKQLRDRGIRVEVDERNEKMQYKIRASQTQKIPYQLIVGDKEMEDGTVNVRRYGQKQTHTEAVSEFVENILADIARKSRPDAE
- a CDS encoding glycosyltransferase family 4 protein, translating into MRIGLFTDTYFPQVSGVATSIRTLKTQLEKMGHTVFIFTTTDRDVDRYEDWQIVRIPSVPFFAFKDRRVAYRGFSKALEIAKQYKLDIIHTQTEFSLGLLGIAIARELRIPVVHTYHTQYEDYVRYIAKGMVIRPSMVKYIVRGFMSDLDGVICPSEIVYDLLLKYKVAAEKRVIPTGIELEKFQRPEITEDDVADLRSKLGIASDETMLLSLSRVSYEKNIQAVLAALPSVLEEDDKVRLVVAGDGPYLPDLKSQAKKLGIQDKVVFTGMIAPSETALYYKAADFFISASTSETQGLTYLEALASGTPVIAHGNPYLDNVITDQMFGTLYYQDNDLAGAILEAAIATPEKDETKWADKLYEISAENFGKRVYEYYLDLTISKDFHNDLNGEDSTMKRLTRMVTYLPTKAITLPVNGSVRILKGLAKQVKKIRNITKLLD
- a CDS encoding Spy0128 family protein; amino-acid sequence: MNNRFGDSRQRFSIRKFTVGVASVLLSSAVFGVSTAKADQAEEPKGQPATSVLEEASESDGGGQRTSTSASSQEVTAEPTVQAESTSAISVTAVSSEVALQEQTVASSEQKSTSQDKTSEGLSEKPVTVNETREASASDLAAANNTSSTSSDNFGLKVTNLSRPIPADVKVTKTGTEITVQNPDVEMEFPNGNSKYATSKVVYHNIPFPDDMTINEGDQVIFNLPEQLRFRTSYDINVYNPDNQIVGLAQIDPEKNRVTTTFNNYFQTHPNNKLMSLELDTLYSEEVDEGEHLTLDFEGRIIHVSVGKVQSPPPGQEVISKWGSQDKHDPTLLNWQMRLNYSRRLLNNLKLVDTWSDNQRFVDGSLQLRYIDSADPWIDKGSAMDLIKSFSYDDSHFELKLNQLDRMVYVWYQTRLTQPVEESANPVNRIKLHADVVSDSYKSTIRLVGGRGDAIGDNLAHFNLELEKDLAGRDLKDKEFTFKLVDVTDSANPVDLGETTNDAKGKIIFSDLSLSKPGIYHYRVTEVPGNDEDVVYDKLEANITIQVVRETVDNQVKLVAKVVYPEDIIFNNKLVTPAKAKIAFGKELTKAGVKQDLKADQFQFVLKDRFGKVLETVGNTADGQVAFSELTFNKVGTYNYTVEELTGKDDSIVYDSMKAAVSITVTRDGDALVSTVVNPKDTIFNNKFVTPAKAAIQFSKELTKAGVNQTLTANEFQFVLKDSAGHIVETVGNTADGRVAFSELHFDKAGTYTYTVEEVKGTNEDIIYDGMKATVWITVTRDGDALVSTVANPKDTVFNNYVKDVQPAKAKFELTKVLTGRNLKDGEFSFVLKDDKGNVIQTVTNNAQGNISFENIVYDKPGVYYYTVEEVKGNEADVVYDNMVAKFQVTVTKTVGEKENLLVAAVLLPLDTEFNNSYIPPKPPTPPTPPTPPTPPTPPSVPPKPPVVPPTPPTPPTPPVTPKPAKPVQSSEKSGPQLPETGQANDTALLALGAVAEVAAVMGVAYSHRRRKDV
- a CDS encoding NUDIX domain-containing protein codes for the protein MEFEEKTLKRESKFKGHIFEVAVDEVLLPDGKTAGRELIFHKGAVAVLAVTPEGKIIIVKQYRKAIEAVSYEIPAGKLEVGEAGDEMAAAARELEEETQYKGDLELIYEFYTAIGFCNERIKLYVATNLKPVENPRPLDDDEFLELYELTYEECMELVASGAIQDAKTIIALQYYALHFGGK